Part of the Deltaproteobacteria bacterium genome, CGATAGGCTCCACGCCTACGCCAGCTTCGGCCAGGTATTCCAGACCCCTTTTAAAATCGGCCTTGGGCCCGCTCAACTCCAGGACCATAAAACTTTCCTGCCGGGGTAGAACGTTGGCCTTGAGGATGTTGAAGCTCAGGTTGAATTCCTTAACCAGCTTGTAGACGATGGGTTTATTCCAGTTCTCCTTGGAAAAATGAAGAACGATCTTCTTAGAAGTCATAGCCCGCCTCCTGCAAAAGAACTTATTTAAAAGTAATATACTTAAGTACTTTTGTCAACAACCACAAAAACAACCACAAAAACGACCACAAAAACGACCACAAAAACGATATCGGAATGCGGAATGCAGATTGCAAAATTCCTCACGCCGAACTTTCTATTCCGCAATCCGAATTCCG contains:
- a CDS encoding NIL domain-containing protein; protein product: MTSKKIVLHFSKENWNKPIVYKLVKEFNLSFNILKANVLPRQESFMVLELSGPKADFKRGLEYLAEAGVGVEPIERDIARDDNKCTHCGACTAVCPTGSLYINRKNMEVLFDSAKCSACELCIKACPPRAMESRLI